The Aeromicrobium tamlense nucleotide sequence GCCGCACGTCTCGAAGCGCCTCGGCCTGCTGACCCGCACCAACTCCGAGGCCCTCATGGGCTCGGTCGCGATGAACCGCGACGTCGATTACACGCGCGGCGTGGCGATCACGTCGTCGATCCACCCCAACGACACCACCCACATCGAGCCCGTCCGATACGGGAAGGGCTCCAACGTGATGATGTTCGTCCAGATGGTGCTGTCCACCGACGGCAGCGGCCAGGGCAAGCCGAGCGTGCTCACGGTGCTGAAGAACATCGTGCGGATCGCGCCGCGGCTGCCGAAGCTCTACGACGCGTTCCACTGGTCCGAGCGCACCGTCATCGCGCTGGTGATGCAGGCGCGCGACAACTCGATCACGACCTACACGAAGCGCCGGCTGTTCGGCGGTCGCAAGATGACGACCAAGCAGGGATCGGGCGAGCCGAACCCCACCTACATCCCCGAGGCGCACCGCGCGGTGACCGAGATGGCCGACTACATGGACGGCGTCCCGGGCGGCATCGTCACCGAGCCGATCGGCATTCCCATGACGGCGCACTTCCTCGGCGGCTGCGCGATCGGCGACTCGCCCGAGACCGGCGTCATCGACCCCTACCAGCGGCTCTACGGGCACGAGGGCCTGCACGTCATCGACGGCTCGGCGATCAGCGCCAACCTCGGCGTGAACCCCTCGCTCACGATCACGGCGCAGGCCGAGCGGGCCGTGGCGATGTGGCCCAACAAGGGCGAGGCCGACCAGCGTCCGGCGCTGGGCCAGGCCTACCGCCGCATCGAGCCGATCCTGCCGAAGAACCCCGTCGTCCCCGACCAGGCCCCCGCGGCCTACCGCCTCCCGATCGTCGCCGTCTCCTGACCGCTCCCGCCTCCGGCGGGCGAGATCTGTAGCGGTAGCCACCCTTTTTCGGCCGGAACCGCCCGAGAACGGTGGAGACCGCTACAGATCTCGGTCCCGGGAGGGACGAAAGACGCCCGCGGGCGTGAGCACGAGGTCGACCGGGTGGTCGTGCGGCTCGTGCGGCACGTGCTCGAGGAGCTCGTCGTCGAACACGACGGCGCACACGACGCCGGGGAAGTCCGCGAGGGCGCGGTCGTAGTAGCCCGCGCCCCGGCCGAGCCGGTTGCCGGCGTGGTCCACCGCGAGTCCGGGCACGAGCGCGACGTCGCACGTGGCCAGCGCGCCGGCGCCGAGCGGCGGACCGGTGGGCTCGGGCACGCCGAGCGCCCCCACGGCCACCGAGCCGAGCTCGTGGACGACCCAGTCCATCGAGCGGTCGGGCCGGCCGAGCGGCACCAGCACCTCCACGCCGCGTCCCGCCAGCAGGTCGATCAGCGGCTCGGTGCCCGGCTCGCTCGGCAGCGAGAGGTACGCCGCCACCCGCCGCGCACGCACCAGGGCGGGCAGCGCGGTGGCGTGCAGGGCGATCGCCTCGGCGGCTCCGGTCCGCTCCGCGGTCGTGCGATCGCGCCGACGTGCGGCCAGCAGCCGACGGAGGTTCGTCTTCTCACCCGTCACGGACGCCGACATGGCGCTAGCCTAGGGCCGATGAACGCACTGGCAGCCGCACAGGACAAGATGCGCTCGGTCGGGCTGCCCGAGCAGGCGATCGACGTCTTCACGGCGTTCTACCACCAGCTCGAGGAGGGTGCGTCCGGGCTCATCCCCGAGTCCGAGGTCGAGCCGCTCGAGGACGTCGCGAGCATCCACTCGCTCGACTACGACACCGAGACGCTGCGCCGAGCCGCCGCCGAGACGGTGGTCATCAAGCTCAACGGCGGCCTCGGCACCACGATGGGCATGCAGCAGGCGAAGTCGCTGCTGCCGATCAAGCACCGGCTGAGCTTCCTCGACCTCATCGTCGACCAGGTGTGGCACGTGCGCTCCACCCTCGGGGTCGACCTGCCGCTGCTGTTCATGAACAGCTTCCGGACGCGCGACGACACCCTCGAGGCCCTGTCGCACTACCCCGAGCTGAAGGTCGGCGACCTCCCGCTCGACTTCCTGCAGAACCGCGAGCCCCGCCTCGACGCTGAGACCCTCGCGCCCGTCGAGTGGCCCGACGATCCGTCGCTCGAGTGGTGCCCGCCGGGCCACGCCGACCTCTACACCGCCCTCGACGCCTCGGGCGTGCTCGACCAGCTGATCGAGGCCGGCTACCGGTACGCCTCGATCTCCAACGCCGACAACCTCGGCGCCGTGCCCGACCCGGCGATGATGGCGTGGTTCGCCGAGACCGGGGCGCCGTACGCGGCCGAGGTCTGCCGCCGCACGCCGGCCGACGTCAAGGGCGGTCACCTCGTGGTGCGCCGCTCCGACGGCCGCCTCATCCTGCGCGAGACAGCGCAGATCGCCCCTGAGGACCGGGAGGCCGCGGCCGACCTGTCGGTTCACCGCTACTTCCACACGAACAACCTCTGGTTCGACCTCCACGCGCTGCGTGCCGAGCTGGACCGCGCGCAGGGCGTCCTCGACCTGCCGCTCATCCGCAACCAGAAGAACGTCGACCCCACCGATCCCGACAGCCCCGAGGTGATCCAGATCGAGTCCGCGATGGGCGCGGCGATCTCGGTGTTCGAGGGCGCCACGGCGATCGAGGTCGACCGCGCGCGCTTCCTGCCGGTGAAGACCACCGACGACCTGCTGCTGCTGCGCTCCGACGTCTACGACGTGGGCCCCGACTACCAGATGCGCGCCCGCGTGGACGACGTCCCATCGGTCGACCTCGACAAGCGCTACTTCAAGGCCATCGGCGAGTTCGACAAGCGACTGCCGTTCTCGGTCGGCCTGCTGTACGCCTCGTCGCTCACGGTGCGCGGGGACTGGAGCTTCGGCGAGGGCGTCGTGGTGCGCGGCGACGTGGTCCTCGAGGACGAGGGCCGACCGCGCCACGTGGCCTCCGGAACGGTGCTGTCCGGGATCTAGCGCGGAACGGCCGTTAGGCTGGCACGCATGTCGTCAGGACAACTGCCTCCGCGGACGCGTCCCGTCAGCGTCGCCCCCGGCCGCCTGACGGTCGAGGACCACCTCGAGACCATCCTGCGGGGCGTCGGACCCCTCGCGGCCTACGACCAACCCGTCGTCGAGTCGCTGGGCCTGACCCTCCACGAGGACGTCCTCAGCGACGACGACCTGCCGCGATTCTCCGCGGCCGCGGTCGACGGCTACGCCGTCAACGCCACCGACGTCGTCGGGGCCCGCCCGGGCGAGCCCGTCGAGCTCCCGGTCGTCGCCGAGATCGTCCCCGGCCTGGGCAAGCCCTTCGCCATCAGCGGCGGCTCGTGCGTGCGGATCATGGCCGGCGCGCCGCTGCCGCGCGGCGCCGACGCCGTCGTCCCCGCCGACTCCACCGACGGCGGCCGTACGAAGGTGGCCATCGGCCGCGCCGTGCTGGCCGGGTCGGGCGTGCGGCACGCCGCCGGCGACCTCTCGCGCGGTGCCGTCGCGCTGCCCGAGGGGGCCGTGCTCGGTCCGCGCGAGATCGGCCTGCTGGCCGCGATCGGCCGCGACCGCGTGCGCGCCCGTCCGCGTCCGCGCGTCGTCGTGATGTCCACGGGCCGCGAGCTGCGCGAGCCCGGCGCCCACCTCGACGCCGACTCCGTCCACGACGCGAACTCCTCGATGCTGGCCGCGGCCGTGCGCGACCTCGGCGCGATCGCCTACCGCGTCGGCGTCGTCGACGACGATCCCGCGCACTTCAAGCGCGTGCTGTCCGACCAGCTCGTGCGTGCCGACCTCG carries:
- a CDS encoding UTP--glucose-1-phosphate uridylyltransferase, whose amino-acid sequence is MNALAAAQDKMRSVGLPEQAIDVFTAFYHQLEEGASGLIPESEVEPLEDVASIHSLDYDTETLRRAAAETVVIKLNGGLGTTMGMQQAKSLLPIKHRLSFLDLIVDQVWHVRSTLGVDLPLLFMNSFRTRDDTLEALSHYPELKVGDLPLDFLQNREPRLDAETLAPVEWPDDPSLEWCPPGHADLYTALDASGVLDQLIEAGYRYASISNADNLGAVPDPAMMAWFAETGAPYAAEVCRRTPADVKGGHLVVRRSDGRLILRETAQIAPEDREAAADLSVHRYFHTNNLWFDLHALRAELDRAQGVLDLPLIRNQKNVDPTDPDSPEVIQIESAMGAAISVFEGATAIEVDRARFLPVKTTDDLLLLRSDVYDVGPDYQMRARVDDVPSVDLDKRYFKAIGEFDKRLPFSVGLLYASSLTVRGDWSFGEGVVVRGDVVLEDEGRPRHVASGTVLSGI
- the glp gene encoding molybdotransferase-like divisome protein Glp, whose protein sequence is MSSGQLPPRTRPVSVAPGRLTVEDHLETILRGVGPLAAYDQPVVESLGLTLHEDVLSDDDLPRFSAAAVDGYAVNATDVVGARPGEPVELPVVAEIVPGLGKPFAISGGSCVRIMAGAPLPRGADAVVPADSTDGGRTKVAIGRAVLAGSGVRHAAGDLSRGAVALPEGAVLGPREIGLLAAIGRDRVRARPRPRVVVMSTGRELREPGAHLDADSVHDANSSMLAAAVRDLGAIAYRVGVVDDDPAHFKRVLSDQLVRADLVITTGGITGDERALVKRTLTEVGEVTFSDVALHPGRTHGFGRVFDEQTPVITLPGDPVSAYVGFEVFVVPAIRRMLGRTPYRRPQVHAVLAEDLTSDTGVREYRPAFFEVTHRGAKVTPLPHAGPHLVGTLAKANALIVVGEDESALHLGDTVRTLVLDRNF
- a CDS encoding FAD-dependent oxidoreductase encodes the protein MTEQDYDVVIIGSGFGGSVSALRLTEKGYKVLVLEAGRRFADHEFAKNSWHLREYLWAPRLGCYGIQRINLLRNSLVLAGAGVGGGSLVYANTLYEPLDPFYEDPAWSHITDWKSELAPYYDQAKRMLGVNPVTEMSPADTVVKTTAERLGYGDSFHFAPVGVLFGEEEGRDVGDPYFGGVGPDRRTCINCGECMSGCRHNAKNTLVKNYLYLAEQAGAEVRDLTTVVDVRPAAGGYEVHSRSTRKWRGKNPVIRAEQVIFSAASLGTQRLLHQLRDGGSLPHVSKRLGLLTRTNSEALMGSVAMNRDVDYTRGVAITSSIHPNDTTHIEPVRYGKGSNVMMFVQMVLSTDGSGQGKPSVLTVLKNIVRIAPRLPKLYDAFHWSERTVIALVMQARDNSITTYTKRRLFGGRKMTTKQGSGEPNPTYIPEAHRAVTEMADYMDGVPGGIVTEPIGIPMTAHFLGGCAIGDSPETGVIDPYQRLYGHEGLHVIDGSAISANLGVNPSLTITAQAERAVAMWPNKGEADQRPALGQAYRRIEPILPKNPVVPDQAPAAYRLPIVAVS
- a CDS encoding 5-formyltetrahydrofolate cyclo-ligase: MSASVTGEKTNLRRLLAARRRDRTTAERTGAAEAIALHATALPALVRARRVAAYLSLPSEPGTEPLIDLLAGRGVEVLVPLGRPDRSMDWVVHELGSVAVGALGVPEPTGPPLGAGALATCDVALVPGLAVDHAGNRLGRGAGYYDRALADFPGVVCAVVFDDELLEHVPHEPHDHPVDLVLTPAGVFRPSRDRDL